Proteins encoded together in one Diabrotica undecimpunctata isolate CICGRU chromosome 3, icDiaUnde3, whole genome shotgun sequence window:
- the LOC140435863 gene encoding uncharacterized protein, which yields MNLKDQPGIRILQVNVGRAKRAHDLIHAKACMLETDLLIVPEQKITSDGGWVQDTNKNVAVLFRNNDLGVRGIVRGGNHILLKMRDFSLLACYISPNIRIREYKNIVDKIINTAIRKKQIMIAGDINAKSLQWGSPANDEKGEIWNEWIAQAGLQVLNNNKPTFIRGASQTHIDVTFESEGLSRRIQNWDVLDDQLFTYYRYITYEIKVKGRNIRRLIVYTGKTFNKHVYLSEVRKINEEEISDLGQLRRALENAVELATVKKRNKERTPYWWTDEIEGLREECLRARRNFTRSQGAYELKEVYKTVKKKLNKIIKNRKKRNVAEPNKCFRRRYMGRRIYDNNEVTKDDCSIQFRRGSAARNGGAPLSYQGGTNLLEGLPCGGGGIYRRRNKGRWPRN from the coding sequence ATGAACCTCAAAGATCAACCTGGTATAAGGATATTGCAGGTGAACGTGGGCAGAGCGAAAAGAGCTCACGATCTTATCCATGCAAAAGCCTGCATGTTGGAAACAGACCTGCTCATCGTCCCCGAACAAAAAATTACATCGGACGGTGGCTGGGTGCAAGACACTAATAAAAATGTGGCGGTGTTGTTTCGAAACAACGATCTTGGAGTGCGTGGTATTGTCAGGGGTGGAAATCACATACTCCTAAAAATGAGGGATTTTAGCCTACTGGCATGCTATATATCTCCAAATATTAGGATTAGAGAATATAAGAATATAGTTGATAAAATAATAAACACCGCCATTAGGAAAAAACAAATTATGATCGCCGGGGACATAAATGCCAAATCTCTACAATGGGGCTCTCCCGCAAACGACGAAAAAGGGGAGATATGGAACGAATGGATAGCCCAGGCTGGCCTCCAGGTACTCAATAATAATAAACCAACTTTTATAAGAGGGGCCAGCCAAACACACATTGACGTAACTTTTGAAAGTGAAGGGCTATCCAGACGAATACAAAACTGGGACGTCCTCGACGATCAATTATTCACCTACTACCGATACATTACATATGAAATCAAGGTAAAGGGGCGGAACATAAGACGGCTGATAGTATATACTGGGAAAACATTTAATAAGCACGTGTACCTATCAGAGGTCAGAAAAATAAACGAAGAGGAAATATCTGACCTTGGCCAACTCAGAAGGGCACTAGAGAACGCTGTTGAGTTGGCCACCGTAAAGAAAAGGAACAAAGAAAGAACCCCCTACTGGTGGACGGATGAGATTGAAGGCCTACGGGAGGAGTGTCTCAGAGCTCGCAGGAATTTTACGAGAAGCCAGGGCGCCTACGAGCTCAAAGAAGTATACAAAACAGTAAAAAAGAAactcaataaaataataaaaaacagaaaaaaaagaaatgtGGCAGAACCTAATAAATGCTTTAGAAGACGATATATGGGGCGGCGCATATACGATAACAATGAAGTCACTAAAGATGATTGCTCCATACAATTTAGACGAGGATCAGCGGCGAGAAATGGCGGAGCTCCTCTTTCTTACCAAGGAGGAACAAACCTTCTAGAAGGTCTCCCCTGCGGCGGCGGAGGAATttacagaagaagaaataaaggtcGCTGGCCAAGAAATTAA